A DNA window from Porites lutea chromosome 6, jaPorLute2.1, whole genome shotgun sequence contains the following coding sequences:
- the LOC140942017 gene encoding uncharacterized protein, producing MVHASPSPVQLNRVIQQHLELWRPRLPESIREALKSLYIDDFISGDPTVTDAKKLKRETAEVFVDARFELHKWHSNVPDLETTSSDDEPTFAKQQLENKLNQGKSKLLGIPWDKVQDTLGVVFPAETAELTKRGVLANLAKVYDPLGLVLPVMLEGKLIYREICNQKLAWDALLPDVCANQWKNWEHKLPNRVTLPHSLATYQERIKEMKLHTFGDASGHGVSAALYAVTQESGITQGLVDAKFRLAKQRLTIPHLKLISGHMAVNLVTNVHKALEGFPLTTDIQCWLDSTVALHWLRDQGEYRQFVTNHVQKIQSHPNTQWRHVPSTENPADLGSRGGSVTDVQLWWRGPELFADLTSWPEDIVMQASQQSDAERKVQREIFAAAIKISDDLDRVLEKFDLHKDLRVCKWASRFIHNCQHPLEKIQGPLSTQEITSSRLFWIKRVQQQVISDDHFQEDKLQLNLRRNANGVLKCWGRIQGEYPIFLLDSAL from the exons ATGGTGCATGCTT CCCCGTCCCCGGTCCAGCTAAACAGAGTTATCCAGCAACACCTTGAACTGTGGAGACCACGCCTCCCAGAAAGTATCAGAGAAGCATTAAAGAGCCTGTACATAGATGACTTTATCTCAGGTGACCCCACCGTGACAGACGCAAAGAAGTTGAAACGTGAAACGGCTGAAGTTTTTGTTGACGCAAGGTTTGAACTCCACAAATGGCACTCAAATGTACCAGACCTAGAGACGACTTCCAGCGATGACGAACCCACCTTTGCCAAGCAGCAACTTGAAAACAAATTGAATCAAGGGAAGAGTAAACTCCTTGGAATCCCATGGGACAAAGTCCAAGACACGTTAGGAGTAGTCTTTCCTGCTGAAACAGCTGAGTTGACGAAGCGTGGAGTTCTTGCAAATTTGGCCAAAGTCTACGACCCACTTGGATTGGTGTTGCCTGTAATGCTGGAGGGAAAATTGATCTACAGAGAAATTTGCAACCAAAAACTCGCTTGGGATGCTCTGTTGCCAGATGTTTGCGCAAATCAATGGAAAAACTGGGAACACAAATTGCCAAACAGGGTCACTCTGCCGCACAGTTTGGCAACCTATCAAGAACGGATCAAAGAAATGAAGTTACACACCTTCGGGGATGCCAGTGGACATGGCGTGAGTGCTGCGCTTTATGCTGTTACGCAAGAATCTGGCATTACACAAGGTCTGGTTGATGCCAAGTTTCGTCTTGCCAAACAACGGCTGACCATTCCCCATCTCAAACTGATATCAGGACACATGGCTGTCAATCTGGTGACAAACGTACACAAAGCATTGGAAGGGTTTCCGCTCACAACCGACATCCAGTGCTGGTTGGATAGCACAGTTGCATTACACTGGTTGCGTGACCAGGGTGAATATCGTCAGTTCGTCACAAATCACGTGCAAAAGATTCAAAGTCATCCAAACACTCAATGGCGTCACGTACCTTCTACTGAGAATCCTGCAGACCTCGGTAGCCGCGGTGGGAGTGTGACAGATGTACAGCTGTGGTGGAGAGGCCCAGAGTTGTTTGCAGACCTAACAAGCTGGCCAGAAGATATCGTGATGCAAGCGAGCCAACAAAGTGATGCAGAAAGGAAAGTTCAACGAGAGATCTTCGCAGCGGCAATCAAAATCAGTGATGACCTTGATCGTGTCCTAGAGAAGTTTGACCTGCACAAAGACCTCAGAGTTTGCAAATGGGCCTCACGTTTCATTCACAACTGCCAGCACCCTTTGGAGAAGATCCAAGGCCCCCTGTCGACACAGGAAATCACCTCAAGCAGACTCTTCTGGATTAAACGAGTGCAACAGCAAGTGATCAGTGACGACCACTTCCAAGAGGACAAGTTACAACTAAACCTACGGAGAAATGCCAATGGGGTGTTGAAATGCTGGGGACGCATTCAGGGAGAATACCCCATTTTCCTGCTGGATTCTGCCCTTTAA